The following are encoded in a window of Ruminiclostridium herbifermentans genomic DNA:
- a CDS encoding VOC family protein: MKLGATLYIKNTVEAVEFYKEAFGMTLGYNEKYPDGTFMHAVLLKDGNEVFAVSESQNDAFVNVMLTSSLKESRPTMSYGIKFNNEDEVKKHIPYYQKEEMCFFL; this comes from the coding sequence ATGAAACTGGGAGCAACGCTATACATTAAAAACACAGTTGAAGCTGTAGAGTTTTACAAGGAGGCTTTTGGAATGACCCTAGGATATAATGAAAAATATCCAGATGGCACATTCATGCATGCAGTATTACTTAAAGACGGGAATGAAGTTTTTGCCGTAAGTGAATCACAAAATGATGCCTTTGTTAATGTCATGTTAACATCCTCATTAAAAGAGTCACGTCCGACTATGAGTTATGGTATTAAATTTAATAACGAAGATGAAGTAAAAAAGCATATTCCTTATTATCAGAAGGAGGAAATGTGCTTCTTCCTTTAG
- a CDS encoding methyl-accepting chemotaxis protein — protein MLENSLIKHVKNVNKILNWVFFAMSSVMIIVGIATRSISTTIIPFTVTIVSAFLALFLRYKNKETAASYILVASALFLVLPLLIEAENSAFLLAMLPISIAALYFNKWIICVVGTIMNTILIIIQLVKPSTNIGATIFADVLQILITIMIFILAKDGGKLIKNANQKEAQANQLLDELGKTMNLISINTSALNADISKGYENLSAVREITSSITIANQEITTGIVDQSKSVTQISQMMKDADKEIHKLTEFSHQLKDVSSNASNVVTEGTEKINMMENQMDIVNQSVTKSLETVRELNKNMDEINNFLSGITQIAEQTNMLALNAAIEAARAGESGKGFAVVADEVRKLAEQSAFTVKQIYEIIHQIKDKTKNVLDEVSRGQVATQEGEKVVNAVNKSFEMILVSFKEIDRCIADEINRIGNIADLFSNIDEEVESIASISEEQASSAEEVLATLEEHSSNIEDIYNLMHGIKTSSDNLQGIIK, from the coding sequence ATGCTAGAAAACTCATTAATAAAGCATGTAAAGAATGTAAATAAGATTTTAAATTGGGTATTTTTCGCAATGTCATCTGTTATGATAATTGTAGGAATAGCTACACGTTCAATTTCTACAACTATTATTCCTTTTACTGTAACAATTGTTTCAGCTTTTTTGGCTTTGTTTTTAAGGTATAAGAATAAGGAAACTGCTGCTTCCTATATTTTAGTTGCATCAGCTTTGTTTCTAGTACTTCCTCTGCTAATAGAAGCTGAAAATAGTGCTTTTCTTTTAGCTATGCTACCAATCAGTATTGCTGCTTTATATTTTAATAAATGGATTATCTGTGTTGTTGGAACTATAATGAATACAATATTAATTATAATCCAGTTGGTAAAACCAAGCACTAACATAGGGGCTACTATATTTGCTGATGTTTTACAAATCCTTATAACGATAATGATTTTCATATTAGCGAAAGATGGAGGAAAGCTAATAAAGAATGCAAATCAAAAAGAAGCACAAGCAAATCAGTTATTAGATGAGTTGGGAAAAACTATGAATTTAATTAGTATAAATACATCAGCTTTAAATGCTGATATCTCTAAAGGCTATGAAAATCTTTCAGCTGTTCGTGAAATTACTAGTTCAATAACAATAGCTAATCAGGAAATTACCACTGGTATTGTAGATCAGAGTAAAAGTGTTACTCAGATTAGCCAAATGATGAAAGATGCAGATAAGGAAATACATAAGCTAACAGAGTTTTCTCATCAATTGAAGGATGTTTCATCTAACGCAAGTAATGTTGTAACAGAAGGAACAGAAAAAATAAATATGATGGAAAATCAAATGGATATAGTCAACCAGTCTGTTACAAAATCCTTAGAGACTGTTCGTGAATTGAATAAAAATATGGACGAAATTAATAATTTTCTTTCAGGAATCACACAAATTGCAGAGCAAACAAATATGCTTGCATTAAATGCGGCTATTGAAGCTGCAAGGGCTGGAGAATCGGGTAAAGGCTTTGCTGTTGTAGCAGATGAAGTTAGAAAGTTGGCTGAACAAAGTGCATTTACTGTAAAGCAGATTTATGAAATAATACATCAGATAAAGGATAAAACAAAAAATGTTCTTGATGAAGTTAGTAGAGGACAAGTAGCCACTCAAGAGGGTGAGAAGGTTGTTAATGCTGTTAATAAAAGCTTTGAAATGATACTAGTATCTTTTAAGGAGATTGATAGGTGCATTGCTGATGAAATTAATAGAATAGGAAATATTGCTGATTTATTTTCAAATATAGATGAGGAAGTAGAAAGCATTGCTAGTATTTCTGAAGAGCAAGCTTCTTCAGCAGAGGAGGTACTGGCGACATTAGAAGAACACAGTTCAAACATTGAAGATATTTATAATTTAATGCATGGCATTAAGACTTCCAGCGATAATTTGCAGGGGATCATTAAATAG
- a CDS encoding nitroreductase family protein — protein MILDLLKKRKSVRNFAEKDVPDEVINYILEAGRLSPSGGNGQPWKFGVITDKELILKTAQIAYNQKWIEKASFLIVLCTKNFDKERGGRYIQKSRFPNYVEEIENMDDELYRRIHMEEHQTKIAGTHMMMAALEHGVGSTWISLFKVDELSELLNLKKPLIASEVIAFGYPAYDEEVTPKKSLDEIVFYNKFE, from the coding sequence ATGATATTAGACTTACTTAAAAAACGGAAAAGCGTAAGAAATTTCGCAGAAAAAGATGTACCGGATGAAGTTATTAATTATATTCTTGAAGCTGGTAGGCTATCGCCTTCTGGTGGAAACGGGCAACCTTGGAAATTTGGAGTAATAACAGACAAGGAATTAATCCTCAAAACTGCTCAGATAGCCTATAACCAAAAGTGGATAGAGAAGGCGAGTTTTCTTATTGTTCTATGTACGAAAAATTTTGATAAAGAACGTGGCGGTAGATATATTCAAAAGTCACGTTTCCCAAATTATGTAGAAGAAATTGAAAACATGGATGATGAATTATATAGAAGGATACATATGGAGGAGCATCAAACTAAAATTGCTGGAACACATATGATGATGGCTGCTTTAGAACATGGTGTTGGCTCAACTTGGATTTCCTTGTTTAAGGTAGATGAACTATCAGAACTTTTAAATTTGAAAAAGCCTCTTATTGCTTCAGAAGTTATAGCTTTTGGTTATCCAGCCTATGATGAAGAGGTTACACCTAAAAAGAGTCTTGATGAGATTGTATTTTACAATAAATTTGAATAA
- a CDS encoding symporter small accessory protein — protein MFLGISDFSILAVYFLCILSTLACVVYGLYNWNRGGEEDIQELKEETK, from the coding sequence ATGTTTCTTGGCATATCTGATTTTAGCATTTTGGCTGTATATTTTTTATGCATTTTGAGTACTCTTGCCTGTGTAGTTTATGGGTTGTACAACTGGAACAGAGGAGGGGAAGAAGATATTCAAGAGCTGAAGGAAGAGACGAAATAA
- a CDS encoding sodium:solute symporter family protein, translating to MSGYTIIVFIIFLLITMYLGYLGYKNTKSSQDYLLAGRKTHPLIMALSYGATFISTSAIVGFGGLAANMGMGLLWLTFFNVFIGIFIAFVFFGKRTRRMGKALDAHTFSELLGKRFESKFIQGFAAVLIFLFMPIYAASVIKGGANFVQTYFGIPYSVSLLAFVAVVAIYVWMGGMKGVMYTDAFQAGIMFIAMVVLLVTAYANLGGVTSAHIQLSELFSNPVIQEDIAKSVAGGFQGWTSMPKSGSPMWWSLISTIVLGVGIGVLAQPQLAVRFMTVKSDKELNRAVLSGGIFIFSMTGVAFIVGALANVLLFQKTGQIAIVAANGVNDNIIPLFIKNFLPEWFSSIFLVAMLAAAMSTLSAQFHTMGSAAGRDLYEKTLERKGNSLVITKSATLVVILISTAIAWAASGLPIADGIIAKFTTIFFELTTAAFLPVYVAALFFKSIPKAAVKGAMISGSATWFFWTFFVHSNASYMQICKLLTGKASIVMETSLEKLSMVGTTFIALPVSTIVMLLVWLAYAKTGKSDLDSKHINKCFGSM from the coding sequence ATGTCTGGTTATACAATTATCGTTTTTATTATTTTTCTATTAATTACAATGTATCTTGGTTATCTTGGGTACAAGAATACAAAATCTTCTCAAGATTATCTTTTAGCAGGCAGAAAAACCCATCCGTTAATTATGGCATTATCATATGGAGCTACTTTTATAAGCACTTCCGCAATTGTTGGTTTTGGGGGATTAGCAGCCAACATGGGGATGGGACTCTTATGGTTAACATTCTTTAATGTTTTTATTGGTATATTTATTGCGTTTGTCTTTTTCGGGAAAAGAACAAGAAGAATGGGAAAGGCTTTAGATGCTCATACCTTTTCTGAATTATTAGGAAAAAGGTTTGAATCTAAATTTATACAAGGCTTTGCTGCTGTACTTATTTTTTTATTTATGCCAATATATGCTGCTAGTGTTATAAAGGGCGGTGCTAATTTTGTCCAGACTTATTTTGGTATACCATATAGCGTTTCATTATTAGCATTTGTAGCAGTAGTTGCAATTTATGTTTGGATGGGCGGCATGAAGGGAGTAATGTATACTGATGCATTTCAAGCCGGCATTATGTTTATTGCAATGGTAGTACTACTTGTAACGGCATATGCCAACTTAGGAGGAGTAACTTCTGCACATATACAGCTTTCAGAACTTTTTAGCAATCCTGTAATTCAAGAAGATATAGCAAAGTCAGTAGCGGGAGGATTTCAAGGTTGGACTTCTATGCCAAAGAGCGGGTCTCCAATGTGGTGGAGTCTTATTTCAACAATAGTTCTTGGTGTAGGAATTGGTGTATTAGCACAGCCTCAGTTAGCGGTTAGGTTTATGACTGTAAAAAGTGATAAAGAGTTAAATAGAGCAGTTCTATCTGGAGGAATTTTTATATTTTCAATGACTGGTGTAGCTTTTATCGTTGGAGCTCTTGCTAATGTACTTCTTTTCCAAAAGACAGGGCAAATAGCAATAGTTGCTGCTAATGGTGTAAATGATAATATCATCCCTCTTTTTATTAAGAATTTCTTACCTGAATGGTTTTCTTCAATATTCCTCGTTGCAATGCTTGCTGCAGCAATGTCTACATTGAGTGCTCAGTTCCATACAATGGGCTCAGCAGCAGGTAGAGACTTATATGAAAAAACTCTTGAAAGAAAGGGTAATTCTTTAGTGATAACAAAATCTGCAACTCTTGTGGTTATATTAATAAGCACAGCAATTGCATGGGCAGCCAGCGGACTTCCAATTGCAGATGGTATTATTGCTAAATTTACTACTATATTTTTTGAATTGACAACAGCTGCATTTTTACCTGTATATGTAGCAGCCCTATTCTTTAAGAGCATTCCTAAGGCTGCCGTGAAAGGTGCAATGATATCAGGCTCAGCAACATGGTTTTTCTGGACCTTCTTTGTGCATTCAAATGCTTCATATATGCAGATATGCAAGCTGCTGACAGGCAAAGCTTCTATTGTAATGGAAACATCTTTAGAAAAGCTATCAATGGTAGGAACAACCTTTATTGCACTTCCAGTGTCAACCATTGTAATGCTGCTTGTTTGGCTTGCTTATGCAAAGACAGGGAAAAGCGATTTAGATTCAAAGCATATTAATAAGTGTTTTGGAAGTATGTAA
- a CDS encoding flavodoxin family protein, which yields MKITIVYGTERKGATYNIAQEVVKNIENSVVTEVFLPRDLPEYCISCFRCFTEEQGTCAHSRYTNQIREKLLWADLIILTSPVYSFHVSGQMKVFLDHFANMYIVHRPNKEMFHKQGLVIATASGPVYSKTLNEMKDSLDLWGVAKTYKLGFALMEVNWDKISEKIKKKITKKAKATAVKIKTNNGNIKPCFRVRKWFYVSRFMHKKLKLNPPDVLYWEEKGWTGKVRPWHK from the coding sequence GTGAAAATAACAATAGTTTATGGTACTGAACGTAAAGGCGCTACATACAATATTGCTCAGGAAGTGGTTAAAAATATTGAAAATTCAGTGGTAACAGAAGTTTTTCTACCAAGGGATTTACCTGAGTACTGTATTTCATGCTTCAGATGTTTTACAGAAGAACAAGGAACCTGTGCACATAGCAGATATACAAATCAGATACGTGAAAAGCTATTATGGGCAGATTTAATTATATTAACTTCGCCTGTATATTCATTTCATGTTTCTGGTCAAATGAAGGTTTTTTTGGACCATTTTGCAAACATGTATATTGTCCATCGGCCTAATAAAGAAATGTTTCATAAACAAGGTTTGGTTATAGCAACAGCATCAGGACCTGTTTATTCAAAAACACTTAATGAAATGAAAGATAGTCTAGATTTATGGGGAGTTGCTAAGACGTATAAACTAGGCTTTGCACTAATGGAAGTAAATTGGGATAAGATTTCTGAAAAAATTAAAAAGAAAATTACTAAAAAGGCAAAAGCAACAGCTGTTAAAATTAAAACCAATAACGGGAATATAAAACCCTGCTTTAGAGTGCGTAAATGGTTTTATGTAAGTCGTTTTATGCATAAAAAACTGAAATTAAATCCTCCTGATGTATTATACTGGGAAGAGAAGGGCTGGACAGGGAAGGTGCGTCCGTGGCATAAATAG
- a CDS encoding serine hydrolase domain-containing protein, producing MMLKKFSLGVLTFLFTFSILFAGCTSESSSNKDTKTQLDDIISLYTGFNGSILVANGDEILLNNGYGKADYDKKIDNSPQTVFGIASITSQFTATAIMMLQEKNQLNIQDTINKYISDYPNGEKIKIYHLLTHTSGIPELYSLVESIEIGKHAYTSSEVIDLFKNKPLNFDIGAKYEFSNSNYALLGFIIEKVSGMKYEDFIEQNIFKPLNMNNSGFLSSSKSTDDKSGIADRAIGYKKLVANAAIFEEENAAESSNPYEKSFEAEPTLTYAAGGIYSTVEDLYKWNKALNTNKLITNESLKEMFTPHVENYGYGWFIDEKHAEDSHESDTSGDQSESSNSASSSIANDDNSKEAEIVHHGGYLPGYSSFIIRNNTTPYVVIILSNTEYEQRVMDMGYHLMDALEKE from the coding sequence ATGATGCTAAAGAAATTTTCACTCGGTGTGCTCACTTTTTTGTTTACTTTTTCAATACTATTTGCTGGTTGTACAAGTGAATCCTCTTCCAATAAGGATACTAAAACTCAATTAGATGATATAATAAGTTTATATACTGGATTTAACGGCTCTATTCTAGTTGCAAATGGTGATGAGATTCTATTAAACAACGGTTATGGCAAGGCAGATTATGATAAAAAAATCGACAATAGCCCACAAACTGTTTTTGGAATCGCTTCTATTACATCACAGTTTACTGCTACGGCAATTATGATGCTCCAAGAAAAGAATCAACTAAACATTCAGGACACAATCAATAAGTATATTTCAGATTACCCTAATGGTGAAAAAATAAAAATTTATCATCTGCTAACACACACCTCTGGAATACCTGAACTTTACTCACTTGTTGAATCAATAGAAATTGGAAAGCATGCATATACGTCTTCAGAAGTTATAGATTTATTCAAAAATAAGCCTCTCAATTTTGATATTGGAGCAAAATATGAATTCAGCAACTCAAATTATGCATTGCTTGGATTCATTATAGAAAAGGTTTCAGGTATGAAATATGAGGACTTTATTGAGCAAAATATATTTAAACCATTAAATATGAATAATTCAGGATTCTTAAGCAGTTCAAAGAGTACTGATGACAAATCTGGAATAGCTGACAGGGCAATTGGATATAAAAAACTTGTAGCAAATGCTGCTATATTTGAAGAAGAAAACGCGGCAGAGTCTTCAAATCCATATGAAAAATCATTTGAAGCAGAGCCTACACTTACATATGCAGCAGGAGGGATATATTCCACTGTTGAGGACTTATATAAATGGAATAAAGCTTTGAATACCAATAAACTTATTACAAATGAATCTTTAAAGGAAATGTTTACTCCTCACGTAGAAAATTATGGTTATGGCTGGTTTATTGATGAAAAACACGCAGAAGATAGCCATGAATCAGATACCTCTGGAGATCAAAGTGAAAGTTCAAATAGTGCATCAAGTAGTATAGCAAATGATGACAACAGTAAAGAAGCGGAGATTGTACATCATGGAGGTTATTTGCCGGGTTACAGTTCATTTATAATCAGAAATAATACTACTCCTTATGTAGTTATCATATTAAGCAATACAGAGTATGAACAACGTGTTATGGACATGGGGTATCATTTAATGGATGCCTTAGAAAAAGAATAA